From the genome of Perca fluviatilis chromosome 1, GENO_Pfluv_1.0, whole genome shotgun sequence, one region includes:
- the chrnb3a gene encoding neuronal acetylcholine receptor subunit beta-3a encodes MIRGSMKFSVAVLWFSLVLGKATMQAQEDFVSLAEMEDSLLRNLFRGYQKWVRPVQHSNDTITVCFGLKISQLVDVDEKNQLMTTNVWLWQEWIDVKLKWNPDDYGGITSIRVPSETIWLPDIVLYENADGRFEGSLMTKAIVRWDGTITWTPPASYKSSCTMDVTFFPFDRQNCSMKFGSWTYDGNMVDLVLVDHYVDRKDFFDNGEWEILNATGVRGSRIDGVYWYPFVTYSFILKRLPLFYTLFLIIPCLGLSFLTVLVFYLPSDEGEKLSLSTSVLVSLTVFLLVIEEIIPSSSKVIPLIGEYLLFIMIFVTFSIIVTVFVINVHHRSSASYHPMAPWVKSLFLQRLPRLLCMRGHTDRYHFPDMEMRSPELKARKGLGRRGAPGQQRGPLAGKEDENQAWLAMLEKATSSVRYISRHIKKEHFIREVVQDWKFVAQVLDRIFLWAFLTVAILGTVLIFTPALQMYFSTP; translated from the exons ATGATAAGGGGGAGCATGAAGTTTTCGGTTGCGGTGTTGTGGTTCTCCCTGGTTCTCGGGAAGGCTACTATGCAAG CTCAGGAAGACTTTGTGTCACTGGCCGAGATGGAGGACTCCTTGTTGAGGAACCTTTTCAGGGGTTACCAGAAGTGGGTGCGGCCCGTCCAGCACTCCAACGACACTATCACTGTATGCTTTGGACTCAAGATCTCACAACTGGTTGATGTG GATGAAAAGAACCAACTGATGACTACAAATGTCTGGCTCTGGCAG gagTGGATTGACGTGAAGCTGAAGTGGAACCCAGATGACTATGGAGGTATTACCTCCATCAGAGTGCCTTCAGAGACTATATGGCTACCTGACATCGTCCTGTATGAAAA TGCGGACGGTCGCTTCGAAGGTTCCCTGATGACCAAAGCCATTGTGCGCTGGGATGGTACCATAACATGGACTCCCCCCGCCAGCTACAAGTCCTCCTGCACCATGGATGTCACCTTCTTCCCCTTCGACCGACAGAACTGCTCCATGAAGTTTGGCTCCTGGACTTACGATGGAAACATGGTGGACCTGGTCCTGGTGGATCACTACGTGGACCGTAAAGACTTCTTCGATAACGGCGAGTGGGAGATCCTTAATGCCACAGGAGTAAGGGGAAGCAGGATAGATGGGGTGTACTGGTACCCATTTGTCACCTACTCCTTCATCCTCAAGAGATTGCCCTTGTTCTACACCCTCTTCCTCATCATCCCATGCCTCGGCCTCTCCTTTCTGACTGTGTTGGTGTTTTATTTGCCATCAGACGAAGGAGAGAAACTGTCACTTTCCACGTCAGTGCTGGTGTCGCTCACTGTGTTCCTCTTGGTCATAGAAGAAATCATCCCTTCATCCTCGAAG GTGATTCCACTGATCGGAGAATACCTTCTCTTCATCATGATCTTTGTCACTTTCTCCATCATCGTCACCGTCTTTGTCATCAACGTCCACCACCGTTCCTCTGCTTCTTACCACCCCATGGCCCCCTGGGTAAAGAGCCTCTTCCTTCAGAGACTGCCCAGACTGCTGTGTATGAGAGGGCACACTGACAG ATACCACTTTCCAGATATGGAGATGCGCAGCCCGGAGCTGAAGGCCCGTAAaggtctggggaggaggggggctcCTGGCCAGCAGAGAGGCCCCCTTGCAGGGAAAGAGGACGAGAACCAAGCCTGGCTGGCCATGCTGGAGAAAGCAACCAGTTCAGTTCGCTACATCAGCCGTCACATCAAAAAGGAGCACTTCATACGGGAG GTTGTTCAAGACTGGAAGTTCGTGGCTCAGGTGTTGGACAGGATTTTCCTGTGGGCTTTTCTTACAGTGGCAATACTTGGAACAGTCCTGATCTTCACCCCTGCTCTGCAGATGTACTTCAGCACACcttga